The Prevotella melaninogenica genome has a segment encoding these proteins:
- a CDS encoding VWA domain-containing protein: MFRFDNPIYLWLLLLIPLSVIVYLYSIRKRKQRLVKFGNPTLIHQLSPMTSKRRGWIKFVLAELVLLLLILIIARPQVGSKIATNKEREGIETIIALDISNSMLAEDVAPSRLEKSKLIVENLMNKFSEDKIGLIVFAGDAFVQLPITSDYVSAKMFLDNINPSLIGTQGTDIGKALQLSMNSFTPNSKVGKAIILITDGEDNEGGAEEMAKQAQSKGIRVFILGVGSTEGATIPMPDGSDLKTSNGEVVKTRLNEEMCKQIATAGHGVYLHVTNSSMADAVLGRELNKLQKGKINNVVYSDFDEQFQALALLVVILLIIDVLLLERKRRW; this comes from the coding sequence ATGTTTAGATTTGATAATCCCATATATCTGTGGTTATTATTACTGATACCCTTATCAGTAATTGTCTACTTGTACTCCATTCGTAAGCGTAAGCAACGATTGGTGAAGTTTGGGAATCCAACACTTATACACCAGCTTTCTCCTATGACAAGTAAGAGAAGAGGTTGGATTAAATTTGTGTTGGCAGAACTGGTATTATTACTCCTTATACTTATTATCGCTCGTCCTCAGGTTGGAAGCAAAATTGCAACTAACAAGGAGCGTGAAGGCATTGAAACCATAATTGCACTTGATATTAGTAATTCAATGCTGGCAGAAGACGTTGCTCCTTCACGTTTAGAGAAGAGCAAATTGATTGTTGAAAATTTGATGAATAAGTTTAGTGAAGACAAAATTGGATTGATTGTCTTTGCTGGAGATGCTTTCGTTCAATTACCAATAACAAGTGATTATGTTTCAGCTAAAATGTTTTTAGATAATATCAATCCTTCTTTAATTGGTACACAAGGAACAGATATTGGCAAAGCACTTCAACTTTCTATGAATAGTTTTACACCCAACTCTAAGGTCGGAAAGGCTATTATCTTAATTACGGATGGTGAAGATAATGAAGGTGGTGCTGAAGAAATGGCAAAACAGGCACAAAGCAAGGGGATAAGAGTCTTTATCTTAGGTGTTGGCTCTACAGAGGGCGCAACAATTCCAATGCCTGATGGCAGTGATTTGAAAACATCTAACGGTGAAGTTGTGAAGACCCGTCTTAACGAAGAAATGTGTAAACAGATTGCAACGGCAGGACATGGTGTTTATCTGCATGTTACAAATAGTAGTATGGCTGATGCTGTCTTAGGCAGAGAACTTAATAAATTGCAGAAAGGAAAAATTAACAATGTTGTTTACAGCGACTTTGATGAACAATTTCAAGCATTAGCATTGCTGGTTGTCATTCTGCTAATTATAGATGTCTTATTACTTGAAAGAAAAAGACGTTGGTAA
- a CDS encoding tetratricopeptide repeat protein: protein MVKRLYIIICMLLVFVGCNAQTANQLIREGNKLFSSKNYAQAEILYHKAIDKDGSNAIANYNLGRCLQAQKKNEEAKKLYDNAAKLEKDPVRLSSSYNNLGTILQGENNYEKAIEAYKSALRSNPNHKNARYNLELCKRKLKQQQNQQSSDKNKNKSDKDKEKKKNQPQNQNQKNNNQKNNQKNKQQKDNQGMSKDNAEQLLNAVKQQEKETQERLSKVMRQPSDKKLDKNW, encoded by the coding sequence ATGGTAAAACGACTTTATATCATAATATGTATGTTGTTGGTGTTTGTCGGGTGTAATGCACAAACAGCTAATCAACTCATAAGAGAGGGAAATAAACTTTTCTCTTCAAAAAACTATGCACAGGCGGAAATTCTTTATCATAAAGCTATTGATAAAGATGGTAGCAATGCGATTGCTAATTATAATTTAGGTCGATGTCTACAAGCACAAAAAAAGAATGAGGAAGCAAAGAAGTTGTATGATAACGCTGCAAAGTTAGAAAAAGACCCAGTTCGTCTCTCAAGCAGTTATAATAATCTTGGTACTATCCTTCAAGGTGAGAATAATTATGAAAAGGCTATAGAAGCTTATAAGAGTGCTTTACGTAGTAATCCAAATCATAAGAATGCTCGCTATAACCTTGAGTTATGTAAACGTAAATTGAAACAGCAACAAAATCAGCAATCATCAGATAAAAATAAAAATAAATCTGATAAGGATAAAGAAAAGAAAAAGAACCAACCTCAAAATCAGAATCAAAAAAATAACAATCAAAAAAATAATCAGAAGAATAAACAACAGAAAGACAACCAAGGCATGAGCAAAGATAATGCTGAGCAACTTCTTAATGCTGTTAAACAGCAAGAGAAAGAAACTCAAGAACGTCTATCTAAGGTTATGCGCCAACCTTCTGATAAAAAACTTGATAAAAACTGGTAA
- a CDS encoding BatD family protein, which produces MKRYIILFLSLMSVCVLQAQRVRVAAPKQVTVGEEFQVEYVVYTQDVRRFQLGRLSSGLEKVFGPATSSQSNYQFIDGHASSSSSVSFTYVFIATKKGNVNIGPAHIFVNDQELASTPVKILATTGSHSTTSGGYYDSRTDSRAAAAKITANDLFIKVSANKTTVYEQEPVLLTYKVYTTKNLRQLIGKMPDLVGFHVQEVDLPQQKTFHKERIGKRLYNCVTWSQYVMYPQMTGTLQVPPLTFHGIIQESNGFNPFEAFGIDGGSTNFKKDIVAPGLAVKVLPLPNRPTDFSGGVGHFNLSAQLNKKEVKAGNPITIRVVVSGAGNLKLIKKPIIQIPKGFESFDIKTTDKTQLTTKGAEGNMVYDQVVIPHQEGLVAIPPVKFCYYDLAQKKYVTLQTEPMELKVSRGDGSSKDILSVDLPNEDILPLKVGDSSLDKVGNFFFGSVTYYIFLLLLLGVGGALSFYYRDRFAHRVDMVLKRGKNANRVASSRLHAAELLMLKNKNLDFYDEVLKTLWGYASDKLNLPVELLSHDNIREQFSKINVPFEVIDNYISAIDECEYERYAPGDEKGNMKRTLDAAMKAIADMEEAVKKLKPSSKKTFSFFFLIICMSIFSLQLSAQTKADVDKLYQKGNYMQAVKGYEKLLKQSESAALYYNLGNSYYRLDNIPHAVLSYERAQRLAPSDEDIRFNLQLAQSKTIDNLTPEPEMFFITWYKALVNYLSVDMWAILSLVCLFISILALVVYLFVDIEFLRKFSKVVLPVFFLFFIINTFFAIQQVYLLDSESHGIIMTPSAVVRKTPDQKSAEAFILHEGSKVRITDNSMSQWTEIKLSDGRQGWIKAENVEAI; this is translated from the coding sequence ATGAAACGATATATAATTTTATTTCTGTCACTAATGAGTGTTTGTGTTTTACAAGCACAACGTGTTCGGGTGGCTGCACCAAAACAAGTGACAGTAGGCGAGGAGTTTCAGGTTGAATACGTCGTATACACCCAAGATGTTCGTAGATTTCAATTGGGAAGATTATCAAGTGGACTTGAAAAAGTGTTTGGTCCTGCAACTTCTTCGCAATCAAATTATCAATTCATTGATGGGCATGCAAGTAGTTCATCTTCTGTATCATTTACATATGTCTTTATTGCAACTAAGAAAGGAAATGTAAATATTGGTCCTGCTCATATTTTTGTGAATGATCAGGAACTTGCATCAACGCCAGTTAAAATTTTAGCTACTACAGGTTCTCATAGTACCACAAGTGGCGGATATTATGATTCACGTACAGATTCTCGTGCTGCAGCAGCAAAGATTACAGCTAACGATTTGTTTATCAAGGTAAGTGCTAATAAGACTACTGTTTATGAACAGGAGCCTGTTTTACTAACATACAAGGTCTATACAACAAAGAACTTACGCCAACTTATTGGTAAGATGCCCGACTTGGTTGGTTTTCATGTACAAGAAGTTGACTTGCCACAACAAAAAACTTTCCATAAGGAGCGTATTGGTAAGCGTTTATATAATTGTGTTACATGGAGCCAATATGTAATGTATCCACAAATGACAGGTACTTTACAGGTTCCACCATTGACTTTTCATGGTATCATACAAGAGTCTAATGGCTTTAATCCATTTGAAGCCTTTGGTATTGATGGTGGTAGCACAAACTTTAAGAAAGATATTGTAGCACCAGGATTAGCTGTTAAGGTTTTACCTTTACCTAATCGTCCTACTGATTTTTCTGGTGGTGTTGGTCATTTTAATCTTTCTGCACAATTAAATAAAAAAGAGGTAAAGGCTGGTAATCCTATTACGATTCGTGTTGTTGTTAGTGGAGCAGGAAATCTGAAGTTGATAAAGAAACCTATCATTCAGATTCCTAAGGGCTTTGAGTCATTTGATATTAAAACAACTGATAAGACCCAGTTGACAACAAAAGGTGCAGAGGGTAACATGGTTTATGATCAGGTTGTTATTCCTCATCAGGAAGGACTTGTTGCCATTCCTCCAGTAAAGTTCTGTTACTATGACTTAGCGCAGAAGAAATATGTAACGTTGCAGACAGAACCGATGGAGTTAAAAGTGTCAAGAGGTGACGGCTCTTCAAAAGATATTCTTTCAGTTGATTTACCAAATGAGGATATTTTACCATTGAAGGTAGGTGATAGCTCACTTGATAAAGTTGGCAACTTCTTCTTTGGCTCTGTGACATACTATATATTTCTTCTTTTACTCTTGGGAGTAGGGGGTGCATTATCATTCTACTATCGTGATCGCTTTGCGCATCGTGTGGATATGGTATTAAAACGTGGAAAAAATGCCAATCGTGTTGCTTCCAGTCGTTTACATGCAGCAGAGCTTTTAATGTTGAAGAATAAGAATCTCGATTTTTATGATGAAGTTTTGAAGACATTATGGGGTTATGCAAGTGATAAGCTCAACCTGCCTGTAGAATTATTATCACATGATAATATTAGAGAGCAATTTAGTAAAATCAATGTGCCATTCGAAGTGATTGATAACTACATTTCTGCTATTGACGAATGTGAATATGAGCGCTATGCTCCTGGTGACGAGAAAGGTAATATGAAACGAACACTTGATGCAGCAATGAAAGCTATAGCAGATATGGAAGAGGCTGTAAAGAAATTGAAGCCTTCAAGTAAGAAGACTTTCAGCTTCTTCTTCCTTATCATATGCATGTCTATTTTCTCTTTGCAGTTATCAGCACAAACAAAGGCTGACGTTGACAAGCTATATCAAAAAGGGAATTACATGCAAGCTGTTAAAGGTTATGAAAAGCTATTAAAGCAGAGCGAATCTGCTGCCTTATATTATAATCTTGGCAATAGCTACTATCGTCTTGACAACATTCCACATGCAGTGTTATCATATGAGCGTGCACAACGCCTTGCTCCAAGCGATGAGGATATTCGTTTCAATCTTCAGTTGGCACAATCAAAGACAATTGATAATTTGACACCAGAGCCAGAAATGTTTTTTATAACATGGTATAAGGCACTGGTTAATTATCTTAGTGTTGACATGTGGGCAATTCTCAGTCTTGTTTGTCTATTTATTTCGATTTTAGCGCTTGTCGTGTACTTGTTTGTTGACATTGAGTTCCTTAGGAAGTTTTCAAAGGTGGTATTGCCTGTCTTTTTCCTATTTTTCATTATCAACACATTCTTTGCTATACAACAGGTTTATTTGTTAGACTCAGAATCACATGGTATTATCATGACACCATCAGCCGTTGTAAGAAAGACGCCTGATCAGAAGTCTGCTGAAGCCTTTATCCTTCATGAAGGTTCAAAAGTCAGAATTACTGATAATAGTATGAGCCAGTGGACGGAAATTAAGTTGAGTGATGGTCGTCAGGGCTGGATTAAGGCTGAAAATGTTGAAGCTATATAA
- a CDS encoding phosphatase PAP2 family protein: MNLDVLRELDKSILLAFNGGDNLFIDYFVLTVTNAFTWIPLYASLLYLVIKNNENWQKIILVIGAVALGLLIVNGLNLGIVKPLVARPRPLNNPDLQGIVVAVNHYMADGYSFFSSHTANAFVIAVFFCLLVRDRIFSILMIAWSIMVSLTRPYLGVHYPSDVFVGMIFGSSVAVLIYFLYLRIYIRFSDKLHYISTKYTRTGYSFADIDVVISVLILSFIYAAFRAVLSI, from the coding sequence ATGAATTTAGACGTATTAAGAGAACTTGATAAATCAATTTTACTCGCTTTCAATGGAGGCGATAACCTTTTTATTGATTATTTTGTTCTTACAGTGACCAATGCTTTCACATGGATTCCTCTTTATGCGTCTTTGCTTTATTTGGTTATAAAGAATAATGAGAACTGGCAAAAGATAATACTTGTTATTGGAGCAGTGGCATTGGGGCTTCTTATCGTAAATGGTTTAAATCTTGGTATTGTTAAGCCACTTGTTGCCCGACCACGTCCTCTTAATAATCCAGACTTACAGGGAATTGTTGTGGCTGTAAATCATTATATGGCTGATGGGTATAGTTTTTTCTCGTCACATACTGCTAATGCGTTTGTGATAGCAGTGTTTTTCTGTTTATTGGTACGTGACCGCATCTTTTCTATTTTGATGATAGCATGGAGCATTATGGTATCCTTAACACGTCCATATCTTGGTGTTCATTATCCTTCTGACGTATTTGTTGGAATGATATTTGGCTCAAGCGTCGCTGTTCTCATTTATTTTTTATACCTTCGCATTTATATTCGTTTTAGTGACAAATTACACTATATTTCGACAAAATATACGCGAACGGGTTATAGCTTTGCAGATATAGACGTTGTTATTAGTGTACTTATATTGTCATTTATTTATGCGGCTTTTCGTGCCGTCTTATCAATATAA
- a CDS encoding S-adenosylmethionine:tRNA ribosyltransferase-isomerase, with amino-acid sequence MSEDTKHISISDYNYPLPDERIAKFPLTERDHSKLLLYKHGDVSEDIFYNLPEYLPKGALMVFNNTKVIQARMHFRKETGALIEVFLMEPAQPTDYELMFQTNHECAWLCMVGNLKKWKEGALKRAFEIKGQKLTLTATMDRSKVQEQAGGTNHWIQFEWDNTNISFAEILEAVGELPIPPYLNRATEESDKETYQTVYSKIKGSVAAPTAGLHFTDKVLKALDEHGVDREELTLHVGAGTFKPVKSQEIEGHNMHTEFVVVRRQTLEKLLKHNCHAVAVGTTSVRTLESLYYMGVKLVLSPETAEKDLHVNQWEPYDLPHNEEGLVIVDGKAITAEDSIRHLLAYLDKDGLNVLHSSTQIIIAPGYTYKIVKALVTNFHQPQSTLLLLVSAFLRGDWRKVYDYALSHDFRFLSYGDSSLLIP; translated from the coding sequence ATGTCTGAAGATACAAAACATATTAGCATTTCTGATTACAACTATCCACTCCCCGATGAGCGCATCGCCAAATTTCCGTTGACAGAACGCGACCATAGCAAGTTATTGCTTTATAAGCATGGTGATGTATCGGAGGATATTTTTTATAATCTTCCTGAATATTTGCCTAAAGGTGCGTTGATGGTTTTCAATAATACGAAAGTCATTCAGGCACGTATGCACTTCCGCAAGGAGACGGGAGCACTCATAGAGGTGTTTCTTATGGAACCAGCACAGCCAACAGATTATGAATTGATGTTTCAAACAAATCATGAGTGTGCATGGCTTTGTATGGTTGGCAACCTTAAGAAGTGGAAAGAAGGTGCATTAAAGCGTGCATTTGAAATCAAAGGGCAAAAGCTAACACTCACCGCAACAATGGACCGCAGTAAGGTGCAGGAGCAAGCTGGTGGAACCAATCATTGGATTCAATTTGAGTGGGATAATACAAACATATCATTTGCTGAGATTCTGGAAGCCGTAGGTGAATTACCTATTCCTCCATATCTTAACCGTGCTACAGAGGAAAGTGATAAGGAAACTTATCAAACCGTATATTCAAAGATTAAAGGCTCAGTGGCAGCGCCTACAGCTGGACTTCACTTTACCGATAAAGTGCTGAAAGCCTTGGATGAACATGGTGTTGATCGTGAGGAACTTACACTCCATGTGGGAGCAGGAACTTTCAAACCTGTGAAGAGTCAGGAGATTGAGGGCCATAATATGCACACGGAATTTGTTGTTGTTCGACGTCAGACCTTAGAGAAACTACTGAAGCATAATTGTCATGCTGTTGCTGTAGGAACAACAAGTGTGAGAACACTGGAAAGCCTTTATTATATGGGTGTTAAGTTGGTGTTGTCTCCAGAAACGGCAGAGAAAGACCTTCATGTCAATCAATGGGAGCCATATGACTTACCACATAATGAAGAAGGATTGGTCATAGTGGATGGTAAGGCGATAACTGCAGAGGATTCAATCCGTCATTTGCTTGCCTATTTGGATAAAGACGGATTAAATGTGTTACATTCGAGTACACAGATTATCATTGCTCCTGGCTATACCTATAAGATTGTCAAGGCGCTCGTTACCAATTTCCATCAACCACAATCAACGTTGTTGCTCTTAGTGAGTGCTTTCTTAAGGGGCGATTGGCGTAAGGTTTATGACTATGCGCTCAGCCATGACTTCCGTTTCCTTAGCTATGGTGATTCTTCATTATTGATACCATAG
- a CDS encoding DUF2027 domain-containing protein: MKIGDKVRFLSSTGGGVIAGFKGKIVLVEDEDGFQIPTPANEVVVVEDAATDRAKLRIDQQQRKMEKGEDTRSIKQRLTATGAEEEEVGEDWRDVDADIEPNDDPSVNFEAPVRERVGGDELSIYLAFTPTDIKNLTTTHFKSYLVNDSNYYVHFSYALKQEEKWILKAVGELEPNMKLLIEDFTLADLNDMLQGCVQLHSYKKDKPFALKPTCDLQVKIDAVKFYKLNTFHESVFFEQPALIYTLIEKDKPAQHPMLEPLTRKAEDEATEKLKVGYSSPNRLSEEEIDKKTEELAKRYKFERKKPAKQILSDDKIIIDLHADELLETTAGMTAADILEYQLEVFRRTLEQYKAHRGKKLIFIHGKGEGVLRHAIIHELNYKYKHYSYQDASFREYGYGATQVTIK, translated from the coding sequence ATGAAAATAGGAGATAAAGTAAGATTTTTAAGTTCTACTGGTGGTGGAGTCATTGCTGGTTTTAAAGGTAAAATTGTGTTGGTAGAAGACGAAGACGGTTTTCAGATACCGACACCAGCCAATGAGGTAGTAGTTGTTGAAGATGCCGCTACTGACCGTGCTAAACTGCGTATCGACCAGCAGCAACGTAAGATGGAGAAAGGTGAGGACACACGCAGTATCAAGCAACGTCTGACCGCTACAGGTGCTGAAGAAGAGGAAGTAGGGGAGGATTGGCGTGATGTTGATGCAGATATAGAACCGAATGATGACCCTTCCGTTAATTTTGAAGCTCCAGTAAGAGAACGTGTGGGTGGTGATGAGTTGTCTATTTATCTTGCTTTCACACCTACCGATATAAAGAACCTCACGACTACGCACTTCAAGTCTTACCTTGTCAATGATTCTAATTATTATGTTCATTTCTCATACGCCTTGAAGCAAGAAGAGAAGTGGATATTGAAGGCTGTTGGAGAATTGGAGCCAAATATGAAGCTATTGATTGAGGACTTCACACTTGCCGATCTCAACGATATGTTGCAGGGATGTGTTCAACTTCACAGCTATAAAAAGGATAAGCCTTTCGCACTCAAGCCTACTTGCGACCTTCAGGTGAAGATTGATGCTGTGAAGTTCTATAAGCTCAATACTTTCCACGAGAGTGTTTTCTTTGAGCAGCCAGCATTGATATACACGTTGATTGAGAAGGATAAGCCTGCTCAGCACCCGATGTTGGAACCTTTGACAAGAAAGGCAGAGGACGAAGCTACTGAGAAGCTAAAGGTGGGATATTCTTCCCCAAACCGTCTTTCAGAAGAAGAGATTGACAAGAAGACGGAGGAACTTGCCAAGCGTTATAAGTTTGAGCGTAAGAAGCCAGCTAAACAGATTCTTAGCGATGACAAAATTATCATAGACCTTCATGCTGACGAATTGCTCGAGACGACAGCGGGTATGACAGCGGCAGATATTCTTGAATATCAATTAGAAGTCTTCCGTCGTACGCTCGAACAATACAAGGCGCATCGTGGCAAGAAACTCATCTTCATTCATGGGAAGGGCGAAGGCGTATTGCGCCATGCAATCATTCATGAACTTAATTATAAATACAAACATTATTCTTACCAAGATGCTTCTTTCCGTGAATACGGCTACGGAGCTACTCAGGTAACAATTAAATAA
- a CDS encoding NAD(+) synthase produces the protein MKHGLIKVAAAIPAVKVADTKFNLIETEKQIAIAEGQGVEIIVFPELSITGYTCQDLFQQQLLLDDTEQAVIELLEFTRQLDITVIVGAPVAVGALLLNCALVIQQGKLLGIVAKTFLPNYSEFYEKRWFASSQDLRPQHIRFAGNNIRVTPELQIFRTSEGATFAIEICEDVWAPTPPSNHLALAGAEIIFNLSTSDELIGKHTYLKSLLAQQSARTISGYVYSSSGFGESTQDVVFGGNALIFENGSLVKQSERFQIDPQLVISEIDIENLRSERRTNSTFVNAQRPVASGLAGVTGQIDELALHVDCLPPLKPMREFTLTREFDQHPFIPKTENMQDACDEIYNIQVSGLAKRLVHTNCKSAIIGISGGLDSTLALLVVVKTFDKLGLDRKGIVGVTMPGFGTTGRTYKNAMALMERLGITIREIDIKASVLQHFKDIGHDPEVHDSTYENAQARERTQILMDLSNQMNGLVIGTGDLSELALGWCTYNGDHMSMYAVNASVPKTLTQYLVRYAADTTKDENVRKTLIDIVETPISPELKPADDKGEIAQKTEDLVGPYELHDFFLYYVLRCGFRPSKIYWMAQNAFRGVYTDSVILHWMRIFFRRFFSQQFKRSCLPDGPKVGSVSLSPRGDWRMPSDAMSTNWLNELEGLS, from the coding sequence ATGAAACACGGACTTATAAAGGTGGCTGCAGCTATTCCTGCAGTAAAGGTTGCAGATACAAAGTTCAACCTTATAGAAACAGAAAAGCAGATTGCTATTGCTGAAGGTCAGGGCGTAGAGATTATCGTTTTCCCAGAGCTTTCAATAACGGGTTACACTTGTCAGGACCTTTTCCAGCAGCAACTTCTTCTTGACGATACTGAGCAGGCTGTCATCGAGCTGCTCGAATTTACTCGCCAATTAGATATCACCGTCATTGTCGGTGCGCCTGTAGCTGTGGGAGCATTGCTCCTTAATTGCGCATTGGTCATTCAACAAGGAAAACTCTTAGGCATCGTAGCAAAGACCTTCCTACCTAACTACAGCGAGTTCTATGAGAAACGATGGTTTGCATCTTCACAAGACTTGCGTCCACAGCACATTCGCTTTGCAGGGAATAATATTCGAGTGACACCAGAGTTGCAGATTTTCCGCACATCTGAGGGGGCTACCTTTGCCATAGAAATCTGTGAGGATGTATGGGCACCAACACCACCGAGCAATCATCTTGCCTTGGCAGGTGCGGAGATTATCTTCAATCTTTCTACCAGCGACGAACTCATCGGAAAGCACACTTACTTGAAGTCACTGCTTGCCCAGCAAAGCGCACGCACTATCAGCGGGTACGTTTATAGTAGTAGTGGCTTTGGTGAGAGTACGCAGGATGTTGTCTTTGGCGGAAATGCATTGATTTTTGAGAATGGCTCACTTGTTAAGCAGTCAGAGCGTTTTCAGATTGACCCACAGTTAGTTATATCTGAAATTGATATTGAAAATTTACGTAGCGAACGTCGTACCAATAGTACCTTTGTCAACGCGCAGCGTCCTGTTGCGTCAGGATTAGCTGGTGTTACTGGTCAGATTGATGAACTCGCCTTGCACGTAGATTGCTTGCCACCGCTCAAGCCTATGCGTGAGTTTACGCTGACACGCGAGTTCGACCAGCATCCTTTTATTCCTAAGACAGAGAATATGCAGGATGCTTGCGATGAAATCTATAATATTCAGGTGAGTGGATTGGCGAAGAGGTTGGTACATACTAATTGCAAATCAGCAATTATTGGTATTAGCGGTGGACTTGATTCCACCCTTGCCCTCCTTGTCGTTGTCAAGACCTTTGATAAGCTTGGACTTGATCGTAAGGGAATTGTAGGCGTTACCATGCCAGGGTTCGGAACAACAGGACGAACCTATAAGAATGCTATGGCACTGATGGAGCGTCTTGGTATCACTATTCGTGAGATTGATATTAAAGCCTCTGTTTTGCAGCATTTTAAGGATATTGGTCATGATCCAGAGGTACACGATTCTACTTATGAGAACGCACAAGCGCGTGAGCGTACGCAGATTTTGATGGATTTGAGTAATCAGATGAACGGACTTGTCATTGGTACGGGCGACCTTAGCGAACTTGCCTTGGGATGGTGTACCTATAATGGCGACCACATGAGTATGTATGCTGTAAATGCGAGTGTGCCAAAGACGCTGACGCAATATCTGGTGCGTTATGCTGCTGACACAACTAAGGATGAAAATGTACGTAAGACATTGATAGACATCGTGGAAACTCCAATCTCACCAGAGCTAAAACCTGCTGATGATAAGGGAGAAATTGCTCAGAAGACAGAAGACCTTGTTGGTCCTTACGAGCTTCACGACTTCTTCCTCTATTATGTTCTTCGCTGCGGTTTTCGCCCTTCAAAAATCTATTGGATGGCACAGAATGCCTTTCGTGGAGTTTATACAGATAGCGTCATTCTCCATTGGATGCGCATTTTCTTTCGCAGGTTCTTCTCCCAGCAATTCAAGCGTTCATGCTTGCCAGACGGACCAAAGGTGGGCAGCGTGAGCCTTTCGCCACGTGGCGACTGGAGAATGCCTTCTGATGCGATGTCAACCAACTGGCTCAATGAGTTGGAAGGACTGTCATGA